The Deinococcus apachensis DSM 19763 genome segment GGGGGCCGGGACGTGACGGCCCTTCCCCCGGAGGCGCGGCAAGTCGGACTGGTGTTTCAGGACTACGCCCTCTTCCCGCACCTGAGCGTGCTGGGCAACGTGGCTTACGGTCCCCGGATGCGCGGGGCAAAACGGGCCGAGACCGAGGAATGGGCACGGGAGGCGCTGGTGCTGGTCGGCCTGGAAGGACTGGCGGGGAGGCGGACTACGGAGCTGTCGGGCGGTCAGGCGCAGCGGGTGGCCCTCGCCCGCGCGGTGGCGACCGGGTCCCCCCTGCTGCTGCTCGACGAACCGCTTTCCAACCTGGACGAGCAACTCCGCGCCCGGCTCCGTTCGGACCTGCGCGCCCTGTTCGCGCGGGTGGGGGCGGGCGTACTCCTCGTGACCCACGACCAGCGGGAGGCGCTGGCGGTCGCCTCGCGGGTGGCAGTCATGCGGGCAGGGCGGATCGTGCAGGTGGGCGCGGCGGCAGAGGTCTTCGCCCGGCCCGCGACGGCCTGGGTCGCCGCCTTCCTCGGTCACGCGAACGTTCTGCCGGGGCCGAACGGCTGTGCCCACCTCGTCCCCGAGGACGCCGTGCGGCTGGGTGAGGGTGGGCCCCTCCCCGTCACGGCGCGGCAGACGACCGATACGGGAACGGAAGTCACCATCCAGCACCCCCTCGGCCCCCTCACCCTGCATCTGAGTGCGCGGGAGGCGGCGGGGATTCAGGGAGACACGTTGCACCTGACCCTCGATCCGGCACGCATCCTGACTCTCCCTGACGACCGGGAGCGGGCATGACGGGCTGGATTCTGGTTGGCGGACGCCTGGTGATGACACAAGCTTTGCGGGCTCTCCCCCGCCCCGACCTGGTGGTGGCGGCGGATGGCGGGGGGCAGCACGCGGCGGTGCTGGGCGTGAGGGTGGACGCCTGGGTGGGCGACTTCGACTCCTCGAACGGCCTGGAGCTGGAGGCCCCGCGCGAGGTTCACCCGGCGGCGAAGGACGAGACGGACGCGGAACTCGCCGTGCTTGTGGCGCGTGAACGAGGGACGAGCGACCTCGTCTTCCTGGGCGCTTTCGGCGGGCGCTTCGACCACACGGCGGCGCTCGTGCTGGGGGGGTTGCGGCTCGCGGGAGAGGGCCTGGGGGTGACCTTGCACAGCGGGGACGAGAGCGCGCATCCGCTGCTTCCTGGTGCGGAAATGAGTCTTGACCTTCCGGGGGGCACGGTCCTCAGCGTGCTTGCGTTCAGCCCCCTACAGGGCCTTTCCCTGAGGGGCGTTCGTTGGCCCCTTGAGGACGCCTCCGTTCCCCTCGGCAGCGGCTGGACCGTCAGCAACGAGGCGGCGGGGGGGCGGGTGACGGCCTCGGTTAAACAGGGAACGGCGCTCGTTACCGTGCTACATAGCTCGTAAGGAGGGTCAGGCCGCGCTCGTCCGGTACGGCCGGTTGAGCCGCCGTTCCAGCAGCCGGAACAGCCGGGCCGCCGCATTGGACAGCAGGAAGTAGATCAGCGCGACGGCGAGGTACAGCGGCACCGGCTGGTAGGTGATCGACACCAACCCGCGCGTGGTGAGCAGCAGCTCGGACACCGTGATCACGCTCGCCAGGCTGGAATCCTTGAGCAGGCCGATAAACTGGTTGCCCAGCGCGGGGACCGCCGTCCGGGCCGCCTGTGGGATCAGCACCAGCCGCAGCGTCTGGAGCGGGTTCAGGCCCAGCGCCCGCGCCGCGTCCACCTGCCCGCGGTCCACGGCGTTCAGGCTGCCCCGGATGATCTCGGCGGCGTAAGCTCCGGCAAACAGGCTCAGACCCAGCACCGCCGTGTTGAAGGCGGGCAGGGACACCCGGGTAATTTGCGGCAGCGCGAAAAACAGGAAAAAGAGCTGCACGAGCAGCGGCGTGCCCCGGAACGTCTCGATGTAGAGGCCCGCCAGCAGCCGCAGCGGGGCCAGGCGCGACATCCGCCCCAGCCCGGCGATCAGCCCCAGGGCGAGGCCGAAGACGCTGGCGAGCAGGGTCAGGGAGAGCGTGAGCTGCGCGCCCCGCCACAGGGCGCGCAGCGCATCCGGTGTAAAGACGTCGAGCATGGGTTCACCTCCTCGGGTGAGGGTGGGACGTCAGCGGCCACTCAAGAACTGGGGCCGCGCGGCTTCTCGCACGGCCCCCTCCTCCCGGCCCGGCGTCTACCGGGTGGGCACGGTGATGTTCGAGCCCAGGTACTTCACGCTGAGCTGCTTGAGGGTGCCGTCCACCCGCATCTGCGCGAGCGCCTTTTCCACGGCGGCCTTGAGCTGCGGTTGGTTCTTCCCCAGGGTGATGTAGGGGTTGTCCTGCTGGAGGACCGGCCCGGCGGCCTTGAGCTTCTGCCCGTTCTTGATGGCAACGCTGCCCACCGTGCGGGTGGTGATCATGCCCGCCGCGCGGCCCGACGCGAGCGCCAGGTAGATCTCCGGCTCACCACTGTACGTCACCACATTGGGGTACTTCTGGTCGCGCAGGAACTTCTCGAACACGGTCCCCTGCGCCACCGCGACGGGCTTGCCGCCCAGCCCCGCCAGGTTCTTCGCCGCCGAGTTCGCGGGCACGAAGAGCTGGAAGCCGTCGTAGTAGTAAGGCTTGCTCAGGAAGTCCACCGCCCGCTCGCGCTCGGGCGTCTTGCTCTGCGAGGCGACGGCGAGGTCGAACTGCCCCGACTGGAGCCCCGCGATGATGGAGGAGAACTCGGCCTTGATCAGCCGGACCTTCACCCCGAGCCGCTTGCCGATCTCGCGCGCCACGTCAGCGTCGAAGCCGGTCAGCGAGCCGTCAGGGGCTGGTAGAGAGAAGGGCGGGTACTCGCCGCTCATCACGACGCGCAGTTCACCCCGCTTCTTCACGTCCGCCAGGTCGGCGTGGGCGACCGAGGCAGCGGAGAGGCTGAGGGCGGCGAGAAATAGGGAGGCAGATTTAAACATGGGTAATCTCCTGGGTGGCATGGTGAAAGCAAAACTGACCCTACCCCGTCTCCCGTCCGCCTGCCCAGAAGTCTTCCTTTACTTGGTGTGAGGCCCCACATACAGAAGGTGTGCGGGCCTACAGGTCTTCCCCTCCCCACCGGTCTTGCTTAAAGAAGAGCTGGGCCGAAGGGAACCCCCCCGGCCCGGTGTACTCCGCCTAATTCAGGGGGTGGGTGGGCAGGCCACCACACCGGCCCGCGCTCCGCGCGTGAAGCGGCAGCCGTAGTTGGGGTCAGCGACCGTGGCGGGGGTGAGCACGTCGTCCCCGGCGGGCTTGACTCCGGTCTTCTTCCAGGCCACGAGGTCGTTGAATGCCTCCACCACCTCGGCCCCGGTGAATTGGCAGTGGCCGGGGGCGCGGATGGCCCGCTGGACGAGGAGGTTACCGTTGCCCTTCGCCTCGGCGGCGCGTCGGTACCTCTGCTGGTGCGCAAAGGGCACGTAGAGGTCACCCAGGGTGTGCATGGTCAGCACCGGCACGCTGAATTCGCCATTGATGCGTGGCAGCCAGCGCAGCCCCCCCAGCCGGGCCGCGTTCGCGTTGGGGTCCGCCTCCACCCTCAGGATGGCGGCGTTGAAGGCCACCTCGGTGGGGGTGGGAGTCGCGCCCGTCGTCCAGCGGTAGGTCACGTCCTTATTGCCGTAGAAGTTCTTGCTCAGCACGCCGTTCAGCGTCCCGTCCGAGCCGCCCGTGCCGAACACTGCGTTCTGGTAGGCGC includes the following:
- a CDS encoding ABC transporter ATP-binding protein is translated as MTHVTPALDLQHLSKRFGPTVAVEDVSLSVGQGETVALLGPSGCGKSTVLRCVAGLERPDAGRVFVGGRDVTALPPEARQVGLVFQDYALFPHLSVLGNVAYGPRMRGAKRAETEEWAREALVLVGLEGLAGRRTTELSGGQAQRVALARAVATGSPLLLLDEPLSNLDEQLRARLRSDLRALFARVGAGVLLVTHDQREALAVASRVAVMRAGRIVQVGAAAEVFARPATAWVAAFLGHANVLPGPNGCAHLVPEDAVRLGEGGPLPVTARQTTDTGTEVTIQHPLGPLTLHLSAREAAGIQGDTLHLTLDPARILTLPDDRERA
- a CDS encoding thiamine diphosphokinase; its protein translation is MTGWILVGGRLVMTQALRALPRPDLVVAADGGGQHAAVLGVRVDAWVGDFDSSNGLELEAPREVHPAAKDETDAELAVLVARERGTSDLVFLGAFGGRFDHTAALVLGGLRLAGEGLGVTLHSGDESAHPLLPGAEMSLDLPGGTVLSVLAFSPLQGLSLRGVRWPLEDASVPLGSGWTVSNEAAGGRVTASVKQGTALVTVLHSS
- a CDS encoding amino acid ABC transporter permease, whose translation is MLDVFTPDALRALWRGAQLTLSLTLLASVFGLALGLIAGLGRMSRLAPLRLLAGLYIETFRGTPLLVQLFFLFFALPQITRVSLPAFNTAVLGLSLFAGAYAAEIIRGSLNAVDRGQVDAARALGLNPLQTLRLVLIPQAARTAVPALGNQFIGLLKDSSLASVITVSELLLTTRGLVSITYQPVPLYLAVALIYFLLSNAAARLFRLLERRLNRPYRTSAA
- a CDS encoding transporter substrate-binding domain-containing protein, with product MFKSASLFLAALSLSAASVAHADLADVKKRGELRVVMSGEYPPFSLPAPDGSLTGFDADVAREIGKRLGVKVRLIKAEFSSIIAGLQSGQFDLAVASQSKTPERERAVDFLSKPYYYDGFQLFVPANSAAKNLAGLGGKPVAVAQGTVFEKFLRDQKYPNVVTYSGEPEIYLALASGRAAGMITTRTVGSVAIKNGQKLKAAGPVLQQDNPYITLGKNQPQLKAAVEKALAQMRVDGTLKQLSVKYLGSNITVPTR